One Syntrophorhabdus sp. genomic region harbors:
- a CDS encoding biotin--[acetyl-CoA-carboxylase] ligase: MDNLSEVLRHLREAGGFISGDHIAGRLGVSRTAVWKYMNQLERYGYGIDKSKGKGYHLVGTPDKLYGWEIERYRSGGRIGSKIIHKERLDSTNVLAFRQALAGEAEGVSVVAESQDRGKGRLGRRWSSPMGKNIYLSVILRPAIHPSIIYPITFLSSLAVSDTIEGLAGVTATLKWPNDVLVRGRKISGTLIELSTEADMVRFVVIGIGLNVNMAPEDMDGEIRATATSLLMETKKTYERSRVCGILLSNLERYYDLFKKEGARTICDIWEERARIRGKHLEINQMGEVFAGTAIGIDRDGAILLDIGGTTKKILAGDVNF, from the coding sequence TCTGCGCGAAGCCGGCGGGTTCATATCTGGCGATCACATAGCCGGGAGGCTGGGTGTTTCGCGCACGGCGGTCTGGAAGTACATGAACCAGCTCGAGCGGTATGGATACGGTATCGACAAATCCAAGGGAAAGGGCTACCATCTCGTCGGCACCCCCGACAAACTCTACGGTTGGGAGATAGAGCGATACAGATCGGGCGGCAGGATCGGTTCGAAGATCATCCACAAGGAAAGGCTCGATTCGACGAACGTTCTCGCTTTCAGGCAGGCACTGGCTGGCGAGGCCGAAGGAGTCTCGGTAGTGGCCGAGTCGCAGGACCGGGGCAAGGGCAGGCTCGGGAGGAGGTGGTCTTCCCCGATGGGAAAGAACATCTACCTCTCGGTGATACTCCGCCCTGCCATCCACCCGTCGATCATCTACCCCATCACGTTCCTTTCGTCACTTGCAGTATCGGACACCATCGAGGGACTCGCGGGTGTGACGGCAACTCTCAAGTGGCCCAACGATGTGCTCGTGCGGGGAAGGAAGATATCAGGGACTCTCATCGAGCTCTCCACCGAGGCGGACATGGTGCGCTTTGTCGTCATCGGGATAGGCCTCAACGTCAATATGGCCCCCGAGGACATGGACGGAGAGATCAGGGCGACGGCAACCTCGTTGCTCATGGAGACAAAAAAAACGTATGAAAGGTCGAGGGTGTGTGGTATCCTTTTGTCCAATCTTGAAAGATATTACGATCTTTTCAAGAAAGAGGGTGCCCGGACCATCTGCGACATCTGGGAAGAAAGGGCCCGGATCCGCGGGAAGCACCTCGAGATAAACCAGATGGGCGAGGTCTTCGCCGGGACGGCGATCGGTATTGACCGTGACGGCGCGATCCTTCTGGACATAGGCGGTACCACCAAGAAAATCCTAGCAGGAGACGTGAACTTCTAA